One window of Ziziphus jujuba cultivar Dongzao chromosome 5, ASM3175591v1 genomic DNA carries:
- the LOC107420416 gene encoding uncharacterized protein LOC107420416 isoform X2: MTQMGRFLREWPMLHGQYSISAAFHRLLSSPTISLTPKATVRRRFMSTTVHSANNHRNVHSRSSGLRLPNAPTPSDDKGSSYSDSDEQRSRNQLKRQARRAVRWGMELASFSTPQIKRILRAASLDNDVFEALVLVKKLGRDVREGKRRQFNYIGKLLRDVEPELMDALIQATKDGDQNKLQGLCGPETLIIQDDDEEFEETDAEEEEEGSHNDIATRWFDGLVNKDVEITNEVYSIHDVEFDRQELRKLVRRVHSVEEHKVAAEENKGEIDAAVVRARRSLTRFLHAIAKQISTA, translated from the exons ATGACACAAATGGGACGGTTTCTAAGGGAATGGCCGATGTTGCATGGTCAATACAGCATTTCCGCTGCATTCCATCGACTACTTTCCTCACCGACAATCTCACTAACACCGAAAGCCACTGTACGTCGACGTTTTATGTCGACAACAGTGCATTCAGCTAATAATCACCGTAACGTCCATAGCCGATCGAGCGGCCTCAGATTGCCCAACGCTCCCACTCCGTCAGATGATAAGGGCAGCAGCTACTCAGACTCAGATGAACAAAGGAGCCGAAACCAATTGAAGCGCCAAGCTCGTCGTGCTGTCCGCTGGGGAATGGAGCTCGCTTCCTTCTCCACCCCTCAAATTAAACGTATCCTCAG AGCGGCTTCTCTTGACAACGACGTCTTCGAAGCTCTTGTCCTGGTGAAg AAACTGGGCCGTGATGTCcgagaaggaaaaagaaggcAGTTCAATTATATTG GGAAACTGCTACGGGATGTAGAACCTGAGTTGATGGATGCATTAATCCAGGCCACAAAGGATGGTGACCAGAATAAGCTACAGGGTTTATGTGGTCCAGAGACACTGATTATTCAAGATGATGACGAAGAGTTTGAAGAAACTGATGCTGAGGAGGAAGAGGAG GGATCTCACAATGATATAGCTACAAGATGGTTTGATGGTCTGGTCAATAAAGACGTTGAAATCACCAACGAAGTATATTCAATACATGATGTTGAGTTTGATCGCCAG GAATTGCGAAAACTTGTTCGAAGAGTGCATTCGGTTGAAGAACACAAAGTTGCTGCAGAGGAAAATAAGGGAGAAATAGATGCGGCCGTTGTGCGTGCCAGAAGGTCCCTCACCCGTTTCCTCCATGCCATTGCCAAGCAAATTTCTACTGCCTGA
- the LOC107420416 gene encoding uncharacterized protein LOC107420416 isoform X1 has protein sequence MTQMGRFLREWPMLHGQYSISAAFHRLLSSPTISLTPKATVRRRFMSTTVHSANNHRNVHSRSSGLRLPNAPTPSDDKGSSYSDSDEQRSRNQLKRQARRAVRWGMELASFSTPQIKRILSCRAASLDNDVFEALVLVKKLGRDVREGKRRQFNYIGKLLRDVEPELMDALIQATKDGDQNKLQGLCGPETLIIQDDDEEFEETDAEEEEEGSHNDIATRWFDGLVNKDVEITNEVYSIHDVEFDRQELRKLVRRVHSVEEHKVAAEENKGEIDAAVVRARRSLTRFLHAIAKQISTA, from the exons ATGACACAAATGGGACGGTTTCTAAGGGAATGGCCGATGTTGCATGGTCAATACAGCATTTCCGCTGCATTCCATCGACTACTTTCCTCACCGACAATCTCACTAACACCGAAAGCCACTGTACGTCGACGTTTTATGTCGACAACAGTGCATTCAGCTAATAATCACCGTAACGTCCATAGCCGATCGAGCGGCCTCAGATTGCCCAACGCTCCCACTCCGTCAGATGATAAGGGCAGCAGCTACTCAGACTCAGATGAACAAAGGAGCCGAAACCAATTGAAGCGCCAAGCTCGTCGTGCTGTCCGCTGGGGAATGGAGCTCGCTTCCTTCTCCACCCCTCAAATTAAACGTATCCTCAG TTGTAGAGCGGCTTCTCTTGACAACGACGTCTTCGAAGCTCTTGTCCTGGTGAAg AAACTGGGCCGTGATGTCcgagaaggaaaaagaaggcAGTTCAATTATATTG GGAAACTGCTACGGGATGTAGAACCTGAGTTGATGGATGCATTAATCCAGGCCACAAAGGATGGTGACCAGAATAAGCTACAGGGTTTATGTGGTCCAGAGACACTGATTATTCAAGATGATGACGAAGAGTTTGAAGAAACTGATGCTGAGGAGGAAGAGGAG GGATCTCACAATGATATAGCTACAAGATGGTTTGATGGTCTGGTCAATAAAGACGTTGAAATCACCAACGAAGTATATTCAATACATGATGTTGAGTTTGATCGCCAG GAATTGCGAAAACTTGTTCGAAGAGTGCATTCGGTTGAAGAACACAAAGTTGCTGCAGAGGAAAATAAGGGAGAAATAGATGCGGCCGTTGTGCGTGCCAGAAGGTCCCTCACCCGTTTCCTCCATGCCATTGCCAAGCAAATTTCTACTGCCTGA
- the LOC107420417 gene encoding chaperone protein dnaJ 11, chloroplastic-like, with protein sequence MISTSTTSFISSAPFLAPKVRVPNSNPYPSNSIAVRPLTISAASCASTAEKPAMSHTASASSLYDVLGIRMGATNQEIKTAYRRLARVVHPDVVANGPRRTSTQTSSSADDFLKIHEAYSTLSDPDKRADYDRMLYRRRGPVSSPAAMSYAASRFSASMSMRRTWETDQCW encoded by the coding sequence ATGATTTCCACATCCACAACATCTTTTATCTCTTCAGCTCCATTCCTTGCCCCGAAAGTACGGGTTCCAAACTCAAACCCTTATCCTTCTAATTCCATCGCAGTCCGTCCGCTTACCATCTCCGCCGCTTCATGCGCATCGACGGCGGAGAAGCCGGCGATGTCCCACACTGCATCGGCCTCTTCGCTTTACGATGTCCTCGGGATTCGAATGGGAGCCACCAATCAGGAGATCAAGACTGCTTACCGAAGATTAGCAAGGGTTGTGCACCCGGACGTTGTAGCCAATGGCCCAAGGAGGACTAGCACTCAAACTTCTTCTTCTGCAGACGACTTCTTGAAGATCCACGAAGCTTATTCCACTCTATCCGATCCCGATAAGCGCGCCGACTATGACCGTATGCTGTACAGACGGAGAGGACCGGTTAGTTCACCGGCGGCGATGTCATATGCAGCTTCAAGATTTTCTGCCTCTATGAGTATGCGCCGTACATGGGAAACCGATCAGTGTTGGTAG